The genomic stretch AACTCTTGATGGAATTATTACCAGTTGGAATCAAGCTGCAGAGAGACTGTTTGGCTACGCAGCTGAAGAGATAATTGGCAAACATGTTACAGAGTTAATCCCACAGGAACGGCGGTTTGAAGAAGATGTGATTTGTCGAAAAATATACCAAGGCGAACGAGTTGATACCTACGAAACCCAGCGTATGCATCAAGATGGGACGCTACTAGATGTCGCTTTGACAATTTCTCCAATTAAGGATGAAAATGGCACAGTGATTGGAGCGTCTAAAATTGCTAGAGATATTAGTGGTAGAAAAAGGCTCGAATTTGAACGCACACAAGCGGAAAAAGAACTACGTCAAAGCAAAGAACAACTCGAAGATTTTTTTGACAATGTTAGCGATCTGATTCAAAGCGTGTCTTTAAAAGACGGACGATTTTTGTTTGTAAATCGTGCTTGGCGAGAAGTTCTTGGTTATACCTCTGAGGAAATTGCTGAACTTAATGTGTTCGATCTGCTTGCTCCAGAATGTACGCTAGCCTGTCAGGTTTTATTTCAAAAACTGCGAAGGGGAGAAATTCTTGGTGTTGATCGAGCAGAATTCATCTTTCTTGCTAAAGATGGACAAAAAGTGTTTCTAGAAGGAAATATTAACGTTCGTCAGGAAGATGGAATTTCTGTCGCTACCCGCACTATTTTACGCAATGTCACTGCTCTGCGCCAAACTGAACATATTCTCAATGAGCAAACAGCAACATTACAGAGTTTTTATAATTCAGCTCCTCTGATGATGGGAGTAGTGGAGTTATCTGAAAATGACATTCTCCACATTTCTGACAATCTTGCAACCACAAGGTTTTTTAACTTAAACCCCGATGAAATTATTGGCAAATGGTCTAGTGAACTGGGGGTTCCACCAGAACATATCGATTTTTGGTGCAAGCACTACCGCATCAGCCAAGAGATGCAGATGCCCGTACAGTTCGAGTATGAACATGTAACTGAAATGGCAAACTATTGCTTACTGGTTACAGTTTCGTTTATTGACTTTGGTATTAGTCTGCGACCTAGATTTTGTTATGTGGCTCAAGACATTAGCGATCGCAAGCGTGCCGAATTAGAATTACAACAAAGCGAAGCCACTAACCGCGCATTAATTGGGGCAATTCCTGATTTTTTAGTGCGAATGAATCGCGATGGCTTACAAATGGCTGTAATTAATCAAGGATCTATTCATGCCATAAAATGTGACGGAGAGATCCAAGGACATTTGATTACTGAGTTAATGCCAGAAGCGATCGCCCAAGAGCGGATGCGACTAGCGGAAATAGCTTTGCAAACCAGACAGGTTCAGAAGCAAGAGTATGAATTTGTCGATCAAGGGCAAACCTATTTTGAGGAGGCACGGATTGCACCTCTATGGGACGATGAAGTCTTGGTAGTTGTCCGTGATATTAGCGATCGCTTGCGAGCAGAAGCAGATCTCAAGAAGCTCTCAGAACGTTTAGCCTTATCCCTAAAATCTGGAGCGATCGGTTCTTGGGAATGGGATATTAACCAAAACATTATCCTTTGGGATGAGCGGATGTATGAGCTATATGGTGTTACCAAACAGTCTGATTCTGTGATCTACGATATCTGGGCAAATGGGGTACATCCTGATGATCGTACTGATACCGAAACATTACTTCAGCAAGCTGTTCTAGGGCAAGCAGAATATGATACCGAATTTCGAGTCATTCATCCCGATCACAGTATCAAATTTATAAAAGCCTATGGGGTGGTAGTGCGTGATGCTCAGGACAATCCTACTAGCATGATTGGCGTGAATTTTGATATTAGCGCACTCAAACAAGCAGAACTCGATATCAAATCCGCTAAAAATCAGCTAGAACTAGTGCTTCAAGCATCTTCCGAAGGTTTTTGGGACTTAAATCTCGTCACTGGCGAAATCTACTTTTCACCACAATGGAAAGCCATGCTGGGCTATGCCGATCACGAACTGGAAAACACCTTAGATATGTGGGTTTCCATATTCTTTAAAGAAGATCAAGAAGCTGCCCTGAGACTAGTAGAAGACTATAAAAGTGGCGATGTTGATCGATATACCTCCACCCAGAGATGTCGTCATAAAAATGGCTCTACTGTTTATGTACTTTCCCGTGCTATTCACCTCAAAGACGAACAGGGCATTGTGACGCGGATGATTGGTAGTCATTTAGATATGACCCCACTAGTTGAGATCCAAAATGCACTCAAAATCTCAGAAATGCAACTTAGTGGAATTTTGAGTAGCTCTCTAGATGGCATCATGGCATTTCAAGCAGTGCGCGATGAGCAAGGTGTAATTATTGACTTTAAATGTTTATTAATTAATCCAACTGCTGAAAGCATAGTAGGCAGACAAGACAAAGATTTAATCGGCAAGCGATTGCTAGAAGAGATGCCAGGAAATCGGGAAAGTGGACTATTCGATCTCTATGTGAAAGTAGTAGAAACAGGGGAACCAATGCAGCGACAGTTCTATTACAACCATGATGGCATTGATTGTTGGCTTGAAAATATTGCTGTGAAACTAGGTGATGGCTTTACGGTTACTTTCCGTAATATTACTGCTATGAAACAGTCGGAACTTGCCATTCAGCAAGCCAATCAGCAACTGGAAGAGCGTGTTAACGATCTCAACCAGCGCCATGCAGAAATGCTTGCCTTGAGTGAAATCAGCGACTTCCTTCAAGCTAGTCTCACTGTAGAAGAGGCTTGCATAACCCTCAGCCAATTTGTAGAAAAACTCTTCCCTAATTGTGCAGGTGGTATTTTTATTACTAGTGCTTCGCGCAATCGGGTTGAATTGATTTCCTCTTGGGGGGGATTAATTCAGTCTGAAGAGTCCTTTCCTCCTAAAGACTGCTGGGCATTACGGCGAGGTCGAATCCATGCAGTTGAGCCTGATCGAGAGGGGTTACGCTGCAACCATATTCACGCACATGAAGCGATCTCGGCAACTCTCTGCATTCCTATGATTGCTCAAGGGGAAACGTTAGGTATGTTCTATCTGAATACTAATAATCCCAACGCTTTACGAGAAGCAAAGCAACAACTTGCCCGAACCTTATCTGAACAGGTAGCAATGGCGATCGCCAATCTCCGCTTACAGGAAACCCTCCAACAACAAAGTATCCGCGATCCACTCACAGGTTTATTTAATCGTCGCTACCTCGAAGAGAACCTTAATCAAGAGATATCACGCGCCCAGCGTCAAAAACACCAGATTGGCGTGATTATGATCGACATCGATCATTTCAAGCGCTTCAACGATACCTATGGACATGATGCTGGTGACTATGTACTGCAAACCGTAGGAACCTTGCTCAAAAAATATGTGCGTGGCTCCGATGTCGCTTGTCGCTATGGCGGCGAAGAGATGATCCTCGTTTTGCCAGACTCAACCCTTGAATCTGTAAGTATTCGAGCTGAAGAGATTAGGGAGGCGATCACCCAGATCTCTTTGTCTCATAATTCTCAACCATTAGGTAGTCTGACCGCATCCTTCGGTGTTGCTAGCTTTCCTCAACATGGTGCAACTGGTAGTGCAGTGATGCAAGCTGCCGATGCTGCTCTCTATCGCGCCAAAGCCGCAGGACGGAACCAAGTTTTAGTTGCACCATAAAAAAAGAGGCGCTTTGCGCCTCTTTTTTATGGATTGATTGTTGCGATTGTAGTTTGTAACAAGGCAATCACCTGATCTCCAGAAATATGAGCAACGGGCAAACTATCAATTCCCATTGCTACACAAAGTAAAGCCAAATAAAGAATCGAATATTTGAAGACCGATCTCGCAACGGTGCGATCGCTTGGTTCTTTGAGTAACTGAGTTGCCTTGTAAATAAAGGCTATACCTAGTCCAACGGCTGACACTGCATAAACTAGTCCCATCACATTGCAAGGAAAAACTAACAATAGAGACACAGGAATAATTAACAGCGTATAGAGCAAAATCTGCTGAGCCGTTATCTCTGCGCCCTTGACGACAGGCAACATAGGTACACCGACCTTGGCATATTCATCACGAATCATTAGTGCCAAAGCCCAAAAGTGGGGTGGAGTCCACACGAAGATGATCGCGAATAAGACCCATGCTGCCCAGCTCAATTCCCCAGTCACGGCTGCCCAACCAACTAGCGGTGGAATTGCGCCTGCTGCCCCACCGATAACGATATTTTGAGTGCTAGAACGCTTGAGCCAAATTGTATAAACACCAACGTAGGTAGCAATTCCCGACATGGCGAGACAGGCAGCCAAGAGATTGGCATAGACCGCTAGCAACGTAAAGGAAATTGCAGCGAGGGCGATCGCAAAAATCAACGCATTAAGCGGCTGAATCCTGCCCGATGGGATGGGTCGCCAACTAGTGCGCTCCATTTTGGCATCAATATCGCGATCGTATAAACAGTTAATCGCATTTGCCGAAGCGGCGGCGATCGCTCCTCCCAAAACCGTAATAAACATCAAAAATCCGTCAACTTGCCCCTCCGATGCAATCCACATCGCCCCTGCGGTGGTAATGAGCAACAGCACGATAATCCGTGGTTTGGTTAATTCGGTGTAATCTTGGATCACCTCGCGCCAGTTCCGATTCATCGATGGATTGGCGGGTGCAAAGATCTTTTCTTCGGAAATAGTTAATTCTTGAATAGCTGTTTCTTGCATTGCGCTTAACTCCTAAAATATTTCGCAGTTCTGACAGTTAGCGAATTGCAGGTTGCGCTTGATTCTGTTCTGTTTGAGATGGGCTAGTGGCTTTTTGGGTGAGTCTAAAGGCTAACACAGCAAAACAAACAAGGGTTCCTAGAAATGCTGAACCTGTAGCTTGGTGAGCAATCGTGAGTGGTTCGACTTGCAAATGTAGTTTGTAAGTGGCATAGCCGATCGCTACTTGGGCAATTACTAGTAAGCCAGCCAATGAACCGACAAATCGTAGTACGGGAGCGATCGCTTTAGTTAGCAATACTGTTACCACCAACGCAACACTAGCAAGGGTTGCAGGAATTACTCCGATTAAATGTGCATTCAAAACAATACACATATCCTGTGTGGCAAAACATTGGTGGAGCGCCCATTGAGAGGCAACTAAAGCACCGAGAATACTTTGTAAATAAATCAAAACTGCTGCGGTTAGACCTAACCAAGCGATTTTGGGCGAAGTCCGATTCTGTTCAGAAATTGTTTGGTTAGTTAGCGCGGCAAAGATCGCCAATAAGCTAGAGAAAAATAACAACCCCGTTCCCAAGTGGGCTGTGACGATATCAAATCTGAGTAATTGCGTCACTGTCAATCCACCCAAAATGCCTTGAAAAACTACCAGAGACAGTGATCCCGAAGTTGCCCAAGGTAGCCATTTGGGTAAAGACTGCCGAAAATACCAGCTTGCCCCAAATAACACAATCGTGGCAAATCCTACAGTGGAGGCAACGAGACGATGGAACCATTCTAAAAATACTTGGAGATTCATCTGCTCCGCAGGCAACACCGATCCATAACACAGGGGCCAATCTGGACAAGCCAAGCCTGCATTCATCACACGAGTAGCACTACCGATCGCCATCACCATCCAAGTAGCGATCGCAATTCCAATCGCCATGCGACGGATGAGGATAACTGGCTCTATAAATCGGCTTTTAGCTTGAGGATTGCTATTAGCAAAGGTTTCAGATGCTTGTGCTGGTTTGGAAGAAGTTAAAGAGTCAGTCATGCAAGTTCAATAAGTTCAGGATTTCTTCGTGAATCTCTATAAAACTCAACAGAAGTATGAATAAGAGTTACGACCCATCTTAAGAGCAGTTCCAGATTTGGTAAGGGGATTTAACAATTTCTTCGCGTTAGGTATTTACACTGATGCAAAAAGAGCATCGCTAAGTGATGCTCTTTTTCTATAAAGTTGGTGGCGCTTTGCGCCACCAACTTTATAGGGTTGAGCGATCGCGCAGATTATCTAGCCGCTCTCTACGGTTTTCCAAACGATTTTGCATACGGTCTTTCATGCCCTCTCTCATGCGATCGCGATTTTTTTGCATGATGTCCTTAAGTTGAGATCGCTGTTGTGGCGTGAGAATGTCACGCATGGCTAGCATCCGCTCGAAATGTTTATTTTGTAATTCCTGTTTCAACTCCATTACTTGTGTATGCTTGGCTCGAATGACATCGCTGCCTTCAGTACCAGCTAATAAATCTTGTAGTTCCTTATTAGCTTGACGTAATTTTTGTCCCAGTTCACGCATTTGCGTTTGATCGCGATCGCGAACTGCCTTAAGTTTTTGTAATTGCTCAGGAGTGAGATTTAGCTGTTTGAGGACTTTTCCTGAAGGCATATCGGGACTATTGGCAGCAAATTTATCGGCTGAGTCGGGCAACTCGGCAAGATTATTGGGGCTTCCTAACTGGTTCTGGGTTTCGACTGCCTGAGGTTTCGGAGGCTGAGATTGCAAACTCGCAGTACTAGAGACAATCACACCACTGGTGATTGCGGCTGTAGCAGCGATCGCGCAATATTGAAAGAGCTTTGACTTAAACATATATTTATCGTTTTCTTAATTTTTAATGTTCACAGGAATTTCAATAGTCTGGGTCATATGAGAGCTTGTTTGAGAATTTTTACCCCCTCTAACTCCCCCTTACAAGGGGGAGGATTTGAGTTTCCCCCCTTTATAAGGGGGGATTAAGGGGGGTAAAAGCAGAAATTCATGTTAAATAAGATACTTCTCAAACATTCTCTGAATTAGCAATGTTCTACTCGTATTCAAGGGGAGATAACTCCATCAAAAGCTGGGTATCTGTTGAAGTAGTTGTGTTTGAGGTCTGAGCAATACGAACATCCGTGGCATCCCAGCTATTAATTAATGACTGTTCGATCGCTGATTGATCCGCTTCACTGAGGGAATTAGTAGCAATTTGGAACTGAGAGCGATTATTTGTCAAGTTGAAACCAATGCCAGTGGCGATTGCAACAGGGAGCACCAAAGCCCAAGGCAACCAGCGCTTAAGACTTCTATTTTTTGATTTTTGAGGATATTTGCTGATCTCCGCAAATAATTGCTGCTCAAAGTTGGGGGCAGGAGGTGGAGCGATCGGTTTGTTTTGCTTGAGAAAATTCACTAGAGCCATATCAGTTTGATCACGAGGATCTCCATCAAAGTTTTCTTGAGGCTCTGGAAAATTAGGATTTTTCATAGTTCGACTCCTTGCGCTTCTAAAAACTTTCTGATGGCACTACGGGCATGGAATAATCGCGATTTCACCGTGCCGACAGGAATAGACAAAATTTCCGCGATATCTTTTTGGGGTAGCTCTTCGAGATCATGCAGTACCAATACCGCTCGATGATCTTCGCTGAGCTTAGCTAAACCTCGTTGCATGATGTCTTGATAATGCATTTGATTTAACCCTGCTTGCTGATAGCCATCACGGGCGATCGCATCATCGGAGAGGTTTTCGAGTTGCTCATCTTCGACGGAGATATTGCGCGATCGCATTTTTGCTAGCGCTTTGCGGCGATCGCTTGCCACATTAAAGGCAATCCGATAGAGCCATGTCGAGAATTGGGAAGATTGCCGAAATTTACCTAATCCTTTCCAAGCTCTGAGGAAAACATCCTGCACCAGATCATCTAAACCATCGGAGCCACATAGCTGAAAGAGCGTTGACCGCACCTTGTGATGGTGAAGTTGATATAGCTTTTTAAAGCTATGGGCATCACCATGCAAGCTCGCTTGCACCAGATGGAGATCGGGATCAGAAGGATCAGAAGGATTAGGAGTTTCGATATTTGTAGTTATGGTTTTGAACATCGACTATCAACATCCATATCTCGGCTTATTGCGGTTTTCATTATTACCAAAATTAACCTTGTGAGCATCTATACTTATTGAGGCAATATCGATGGCTATCAACTTATAGGTTTTGACCGCCATCACCTCAAAAAGGTTCACCCCAAAAAGGGTTACAAAAACTCATATGTCCGTTGTTAGTTCTGTATTAATTCCTATCATTAAACTGTGGCTGCGATCGCAGGTCGAACATATCGATACTCTCGAAATTGCGATCGCAGGCAAAAGTCGTCAAATTTTAAGCGGTGATATTCCTAAAGCAAATGTGATTGGGGCGGGGGCAAAATATCAAGGCTTAGCAGTAACTAATATCGATCTATGTGCAGAAGCAATTCATCTCAATATTGCCCAAATCCTCAAGGGAGAAGCTTTACGACTGCTTGATCCCATTCGCGTAACGATGGATGTCGAGCTATCTCCCGAAGATCTCCAAAGCTGTCTCAAGTCACCTATTTTCCTTGATGCGATCGCCCCTGATGCACCGCCTACAGCCACAACCGACGATGAGATTCGCGCTTTACTAGAGCATCTAGTCCATAAGCTCGGTGATGAATTTACATTGCATGAACTAGCGATCGCTGATGGTGGTGCGAAATGCCGTGGTGAATTTGCGATCGCCGCCACATAACCCACATAACTTTATATAGCAGACCTAAATCATTTGTAGATTTTTAGTTTGTGGAAGAGCGACTCTAAAAGTTTCTTTTTCGTCAATTATTTAGCATTTTTATATGGTTTCAGGTAAGACAATTTATTGCTTTTGTCAAGCTAATAAGTTACTTAAAAGTTAGCAATAAGTTATACAGACAAAAACTTAAAACCACCTTTGAGCCAAGCTTTTAGCGATATTCAGCTAATGACTATATTTTGTTTCATACAATACACAATATTTTTTTAAGTATATGCTTAGATACTAATCATTACTGTGGTTTATATTTTATACAAATGAAATATAACTATCTAGTATTTCTATATTTTGTTGTTTTAACTTTCTCAACATCAAAATAAGTTCAAGATGAGGATTGAGATAAATGAACTCCAACAATAGCGTAAAGGCTGTTACAGCAAAAGATAGTCTAGTAATAGATATTTTGTATAGTGAGTTTGGTGTTTGTACAGTTAACCAAGCTATGAGCCACATAGATTCTTATAAGAGTTATAAAACAGAAAAAAGAAGTATCATTCAAGAACATTTCAACAAGCTCTCCTATGAATGGCAAATGGGCAATGCTAAAGGTTATCTAGAATCATTAGCCACAGAATTGAAGTACTACATTCTCTGTCATCTCATGGAAGATTATATAAACGATAAAACCAGTCAAGAAGTATAAAGTACATTACTGCTCTAGATATTACCTAACGGCTAAATAAAAATGGGTGTGGCGCAAAGTGTCACACCCATTTTTTTGTCCTCAATAATTTGAGTATTACCAATCAAAGTAAGTAGCTAGGCGTAATTAACAAACAGAACCAAAACCTGAGGCGCACGCTGCGCGTGCGCCTCAGGTTTTGGGGTTTTATATTTAATTGCACCCAGCTACTTAGTCAATTTTTAGCACCTTTCCAAAGAAGGGTTTTAAAATAGATAGAATTGTCTGCAATACAAAAGTTAATTTCCTTAAACTTTTGTCATTCTATATAAATGTCCTTTAAATATCTTATTTTTCAGAAATTGCCAAAGTTCTTTTTAATTGTTATCGCCAACCTAGCTTGCTTAGCGATCGCCATCCAACCTGTATGGGCGCAATTTGGAGCAGTACCAATGCGGGTAAAAGTTTTTGATGGCGATAATATTACCCTTGTGGATCGGGGTATTAAAAATAAAGTCCATCTTGCCTGTATCGATGCGCCTGAGTTACTACAAGCTGAAGGGGAACATGCCCGCAAGGTATTGCAAAATATTCTTGCCGATGAAGAAATCTATGTGAGGGTTTTCAAAAAGGATAAATTTGGGCGCTACTACGGTGAAGTGATTGCAGGTGGACAAAATGCCAATAAATTAATGCTGTCCCTCGGACTTGCCCATTATGATCGCCTGCAAGAAAAGGATTGCCAAGGCTATGCAGAACTGGAAACTAAAGCACAAAGCGATCGCGTTGGTATTTGGGCAAATGGTATAGATGTAATGACACCTAGCCAATTTCGGCGTGAGAATAAATTATTAGGCGTTGGCTACTAAACAAAAAAGCTGTGCATTGCACAGCTTTTTTGTTTTTTATTATTAAGGGATTGTGCATTGCACAATCCCTGTTTCTGTAAACTTAGACATCGCGACGACGGAAACGACCACGACGCTTAGCATTTTCGGCTTTACGCTTACGTTTTTCGCCTGCTGTTTCATGATACTGACAGCGACGAATATCTGCTAGTAAGCCAGCTTTTTGGATTTTTTTCTTAAATCGGCGTAGTGCCGACTCAATCCCTTCATTTTCACCAACGATTATTTGAGTCATGCTTATTTTGGGAGCAAAGTATTGTTCTTATTATGCTTTAGTTTGGCGCATTTTAATTTAGGCGGCGACTATCTAGGTTAGCAAATCTAAGCCTATGTTGTAAAGTTTATTTTTGTATAGCGGCGATCGCCTACTTACATCTAGAGAAACCCAAAAGATTAGAGTCGGCACAAAGTGCCGACTCTAATCTTTTGGGTTTCTCAAAAAAGATTGCTCTCGCACGATCATTTTCAGTCAAGATATTTAGTTGCTAAGGTTATCCAGCAAAAGGTTTTTCAAGAAACATGAGTCCCCATCCTTCTACAGAAGTTTACGATGCGATCGTAGTTGGCTCTGGAGCCAATGGCGGCGTGGCTGCCAAGGAATTAAGCGAACGTGGTTTAAAAGTCCTTGTCTTAGAAGCAGGTCGGACTCCCGCAGCAACTGATCTCGGAAATCAGGCAAGGGATATGGCAAAGCGAGTATATAACCTTGCGATCGCGAAGCGTCAGTCCTATCAGTCCATGCATCCTGGATATTGGAAGGCAAATCCTGACCTGTTTATTGATGAAAAAGACAATCCTTATACTACGCCACCCGATCAGCCCTTTTATTGGATTCGGGGTCGTCAGGTGGGCGGCAAAAGCTTAACTTGGGGCGGGATCACTTTACGCTTATCCGATTATGAATTTAAGGCAGCGAGTCGTGATGGACATGAGCAGGACTGGCCGATCGCCTATAACGATCTCGCGCCCTACTACAGTAAGTTAGAAAAATTCTTTCAGGTGCGGGGTAGCCAAGAAGGTTTAGCGCAATTGCCCGATGGTGACTATCAGCCAACTTTGCCGCTAACGCCTGCGGAGGAGCATCTCAAGCAAATAGTCGAAAGTAAATGGTCAGATCGGCGGCTGATCCCTTCACGGGGTTTTGGGTTGCATCGACGCACACCAGAACAGCCTTGGCCCGCGTATTCCAGTTTGGGTTCTTCGCTAAAGGCGGCGATCGCGACGGGAAATGTGACTTTGCGATCGGATGCAATGGTGAGCCATGTGATTTTTGATCCTGACACCCATCTGGCGCGTGGGGTGGGCTATATCGATCGCCAGACCAATCAAGCCTATGAAGCCTTCGGGCGGACAGTGGTTTTATGCGCCTCCACGATTGAATCGGTGCGGATTTTATTGCACTCTACTGAGAAATATCAAACTGCGGGCTTAACTAATCCTTCGGGAATGCTCGGTAGATTTTTGATGGATCATGTGTCCACCTCGACATTCTTTTTGTTACCTCAGATCAAGCAAACTAAAACCTTTGATCTTTCAGGATGTGACAGCTTTTTCATCCCTTGCTTCTGCAATTTAGAATCGCAACAGGAGAAATTTTTGCGCGGCTATGGTATCTGGGGCGGCGTACAGCGCTTTGATTTGCCCCATATTTTACGAAAAGTTGGCGATGGCTCAATTGGTTTCCTAATTGCCCACGGTGAGGTTTTGCCCCGCTATGACAATCGCGTGCAACTTAGTCAGGATGTTGTAGATGCGTGGGGGCTACCTGTACCGCACATTGAATGTGCATGGTCAGAGAATGAACATCTGATGCTCGATCATATGCACCGACAGATTGATGAAATCATCAAACTCGCAGGGGGCAAGAATATGCAATTGACAGAGATGTTCCATGTACCTGTGTTTTCAGAATTTGTCAGTCGCATGGAGGAAACCATGTCATATTCTGCGCCCCCCGGCTATTACATCCATGAAGTCGGTGGTGCGAGAATGGGCAACTCCCCCGATCATTCAGTTGTCAATGCCCATAACCAAATATGGGAAGCGCCAAATCTCTTTGTCACCGATGGGGCTTGTTGGACTTCCTCTGGTTGGCAAAGTCCGACCTTAACGGAGATGGCGATTACGGCGAGAGCTAGTGAGTTTATTGCCGAAGAAATGCGAAAAGGTAATTTGTAATTAAAAGCCATTGCTTCGCAATGGCTTTTAATTACATGACAAAGGTAGCTTTTAACATGCCTTCATCGGGATCGGGTTGGAGTTTGAATCCTAATCTGCGACAAATGCTTTGCATGGGGTCATTGCTATTGAGGATATAGCCAACGATCGCTTCTAGATTTTGTTCCTTACCAATTTCTAAAATGCGGCGTAGTAGCTCAGTGCCTAGTCCCTGATGATGATAGCGATCGCTCACAATCAGCGCAAATTCGGCTTCGTTAGTGCCATGTAACTTACTCAGCCTTGCTACGCCTAAAATCTCATGTTCAGAGGTTTCAGGATTTTTGTAATCGGCGGCTAAGACCATTTCGCGATCGTAATCAATAAAGCAAATGCGGGTCAAACGTTCATGGGCGATCCGCTTTGTCAATTTCACCGTATGGGCATAACGCAAATAGACGCTCTCTTCCGAGAGACTCTGATGGAACTGCACCATTAATGGTTCATCTTCAGGGCGAATGGGGCGAATGGTAACGCGATCGCCTTTAAGCGATTGCCAGCACTGCACATATTTGGTGGGATAGGGCGTAATCGCAGGGATCGGACGTTGCGCGATATCTTCATCCGTATGTAATACAACTCTGGCATCAAGGGCGATCATGCCATCTGCCGAAACTAGCAAAGGATTAATATCGATTTCGCGAATTTGGGGCTGCTCAACCACTAGCTGACTGAAGTTCACCAGTAATTGCTCAAGTTTTGCCATATCGATCGCTTTTCGACCTCGGACTCCCTGCAAGGCTTTGTAAATGCGGGTTTGTTCCATCA from Pseudanabaena sp. Chao 1811 encodes the following:
- a CDS encoding thermonuclease family protein, which gives rise to MSFKYLIFQKLPKFFLIVIANLACLAIAIQPVWAQFGAVPMRVKVFDGDNITLVDRGIKNKVHLACIDAPELLQAEGEHARKVLQNILADEEIYVRVFKKDKFGRYYGEVIAGGQNANKLMLSLGLAHYDRLQEKDCQGYAELETKAQSDRVGIWANGIDVMTPSQFRRENKLLGVGY
- the rpsU gene encoding 30S ribosomal protein S21, giving the protein MTQIIVGENEGIESALRRFKKKIQKAGLLADIRRCQYHETAGEKRKRKAENAKRRGRFRRRDV
- a CDS encoding GMC oxidoreductase is translated as MSPHPSTEVYDAIVVGSGANGGVAAKELSERGLKVLVLEAGRTPAATDLGNQARDMAKRVYNLAIAKRQSYQSMHPGYWKANPDLFIDEKDNPYTTPPDQPFYWIRGRQVGGKSLTWGGITLRLSDYEFKAASRDGHEQDWPIAYNDLAPYYSKLEKFFQVRGSQEGLAQLPDGDYQPTLPLTPAEEHLKQIVESKWSDRRLIPSRGFGLHRRTPEQPWPAYSSLGSSLKAAIATGNVTLRSDAMVSHVIFDPDTHLARGVGYIDRQTNQAYEAFGRTVVLCASTIESVRILLHSTEKYQTAGLTNPSGMLGRFLMDHVSTSTFFLLPQIKQTKTFDLSGCDSFFIPCFCNLESQQEKFLRGYGIWGGVQRFDLPHILRKVGDGSIGFLIAHGEVLPRYDNRVQLSQDVVDAWGLPVPHIECAWSENEHLMLDHMHRQIDEIIKLAGGKNMQLTEMFHVPVFSEFVSRMEETMSYSAPPGYYIHEVGGARMGNSPDHSVVNAHNQIWEAPNLFVTDGACWTSSGWQSPTLTEMAITARASEFIAEEMRKGNL